A stretch of Halocalculus aciditolerans DNA encodes these proteins:
- a CDS encoding VOC family protein gives MTEGDLPASARVGRAALVVSDVDDLTEFYRDVVGLAVLDRERDRATLGAGDTPLLELRAGDVGERPPNAAGLFHVAFRLPDRDALADAFRRIRANWRLSGASDHRVSEALYLRDPEGNGVELYRDRERSAWPTTDDGRVEMDTRSLDLDALAADALAGSGDGEVGGRAPAGTDIGHVHLEVTDLAAARAFYVDALGLRVRQDWGDGALFTAAGDYHHHVGLNAWNARSEPLAGRGLDWFELLVPDADAVDAATARLRGAGFDVERVDDGVAATDADGIEVRLRTE, from the coding sequence ATGACCGAAGGCGACCTCCCCGCGTCGGCGCGCGTCGGGCGCGCAGCGCTCGTCGTATCGGACGTCGACGACCTCACCGAGTTCTACCGCGACGTCGTCGGCCTCGCCGTCCTCGACCGGGAGCGGGACCGCGCGACGCTCGGCGCGGGCGACACGCCCCTGCTGGAACTCCGCGCGGGCGACGTCGGCGAGCGCCCGCCGAACGCGGCCGGCCTCTTCCACGTCGCCTTCCGCCTCCCCGACCGCGACGCGCTCGCGGACGCCTTCCGGCGAATCCGCGCGAACTGGCGGCTCTCCGGGGCCTCCGACCACCGCGTCAGCGAAGCGCTCTACCTCCGCGACCCCGAGGGGAACGGCGTCGAACTCTACCGGGACCGCGAGCGGAGCGCGTGGCCGACGACGGACGACGGCCGCGTCGAGATGGACACGCGCTCGCTCGACCTCGACGCGCTCGCCGCGGACGCGCTCGCCGGCTCGGGAGACGGCGAGGTCGGCGGTCGCGCGCCGGCCGGGACCGATATCGGGCACGTCCACCTCGAAGTGACGGACCTCGCCGCCGCCCGCGCGTTCTACGTGGACGCGCTCGGCCTGCGCGTTCGACAGGACTGGGGCGACGGGGCCCTCTTCACGGCCGCCGGCGACTACCACCATCACGTCGGTTTGAACGCGTGGAACGCCCGGAGCGAACCGCTCGCGGGCCGCGGGCTCGACTGGTTCGAACTCCTCGTCCCGGACGCCGACGCCGTCGACGCGGCGACCGCTCGGCTCCGCGGCGCGGGCTTCGACGTCGAGCGCGTGGACGACGGCGTCGCCGCGACCGACGCGGACGGTATCGAAGTTCGCCTTCGGACGGAGTGA
- a CDS encoding ammonium transporter, which yields MAVTGVEAIAEGVNLLWVLVVTFLIFFMHAGFAMLEAGQVRAKNVANQLTKNLLTWSVGVLVFFLVGAAVSTIAGVLTSGGSADVAGAFASTLSPGSANAWVDWLFGAVFAMTAATIVSGAVAGRAKLRTYVAYTMVLAAVIYPVVSGITWGGTGLLADLGFHDFAGGMVVHGMGGVAGLVAAWVIGPRMDRFGPDGEVNVIPGHSITFAVLGTLILAFGWYGFNVGTAASVLSVADDGTVTLAAFATVGRVALTTTLAMAAGAVGAGAVSMLKTGKVDTLYVANGLLAGLVGITGITDAVVWPGAVAVGLLAGAQLPVVFEFVEKRLGVDDVCAVFPVHGSAGILGALAFPFISTAGFSLGQLWVQAVGVVVIVGWTAVTTAVVFGAARALGQARVSPDHEREGLDVAEHGVETYPEFGREGPAGVRTDGGNAVSADALRTDGGLEPNDIEMVTAVVRPGVLPDVKTALAEVGAPSLTVTRVSGRGSQPAKTGQWRGEEYTVDLHEKVKIECVVADVPADDVVDAICDAANTGEPGDGKVFVWPVAKATQVRTGKTGPEAV from the coding sequence ATGGCTGTGACGGGCGTGGAAGCGATCGCCGAGGGCGTCAACCTCCTCTGGGTCCTGGTCGTGACGTTCCTCATCTTCTTCATGCACGCCGGCTTCGCCATGCTGGAGGCGGGGCAGGTGCGGGCGAAGAACGTCGCGAACCAGCTCACGAAGAACCTCCTGACGTGGAGCGTCGGCGTCCTCGTGTTCTTCCTCGTGGGCGCGGCCGTCTCCACCATCGCCGGCGTCCTCACCTCCGGGGGGAGCGCTGACGTCGCGGGCGCGTTCGCCTCGACGCTCTCACCGGGGAGCGCGAACGCCTGGGTAGACTGGCTGTTCGGCGCGGTGTTCGCCATGACGGCCGCGACCATCGTCTCCGGGGCGGTCGCGGGCCGCGCGAAACTCCGCACGTACGTCGCGTACACGATGGTCCTCGCCGCCGTCATCTACCCCGTCGTCTCCGGAATCACGTGGGGCGGCACGGGCCTGCTCGCCGACCTCGGCTTCCACGACTTCGCCGGCGGGATGGTCGTCCACGGGATGGGCGGCGTCGCCGGCCTCGTCGCCGCGTGGGTCATCGGCCCGCGCATGGACCGCTTCGGCCCCGACGGCGAGGTGAACGTCATTCCCGGGCACTCCATCACGTTCGCCGTGCTCGGCACGCTCATCCTCGCGTTCGGCTGGTACGGCTTCAACGTCGGCACGGCCGCGAGCGTCCTCAGCGTCGCCGACGACGGCACCGTCACGCTCGCCGCGTTCGCCACCGTCGGCCGCGTCGCGCTCACGACGACGCTCGCCATGGCCGCGGGCGCGGTCGGCGCGGGTGCCGTCTCGATGCTCAAGACCGGGAAGGTCGACACGCTCTACGTCGCGAACGGCCTGCTCGCCGGCCTCGTCGGCATCACCGGCATCACTGACGCCGTCGTCTGGCCGGGCGCGGTCGCCGTCGGCCTCCTCGCCGGGGCACAGCTCCCCGTCGTCTTCGAGTTCGTCGAGAAGCGCCTCGGCGTCGACGACGTCTGCGCGGTCTTCCCCGTCCACGGGAGCGCGGGCATCCTCGGCGCGCTCGCCTTCCCCTTCATCTCGACCGCCGGGTTCTCGCTCGGCCAGCTCTGGGTGCAGGCCGTCGGCGTCGTCGTCATCGTCGGCTGGACCGCCGTGACGACCGCGGTCGTGTTCGGCGCGGCCCGCGCGCTCGGACAGGCCCGCGTCAGCCCCGACCACGAACGCGAAGGCCTCGACGTCGCCGAACACGGCGTCGAGACCTACCCCGAGTTCGGCCGCGAAGGCCCGGCCGGCGTCCGCACTGACGGCGGGAACGCGGTCTCCGCGGACGCCCTGCGCACCGACGGCGGCCTCGAACCGAACGACATCGAGATGGTCACCGCGGTCGTCCGCCCCGGCGTCCTGCCGGACGTGAAGACCGCGCTCGCCGAAGTCGGCGCGCCCTCGCTCACCGTCACCCGCGTCTCCGGGCGCGGCAGTCAGCCCGCGAAGACCGGCCAGTGGCGCGGCGAGGAGTACACCGTCGACCTCCACGAGAAAGTGAAGATCGAGTGCGTCGTCGCCGACGTCCCCGCGGACGACGTCGTCGACGCCATCTGCGACGCCGCGAACACCGGCGAACCGGGTGACGGGAAGGTGTTCGTCTGGCCGGTCGCCAAGGCGACGCAGGTCCGCACCGGCAAGACCGGGCCGGAGGCGGTGTAG
- the hemB gene encoding porphobilinogen synthase has product MTPTRRPRRLRRDGIRELVSETSVSASDLVVPVFVDATLDERQAIESMPGHERVPVDEAVARVEEVLATGVESVMVFGIPESKDETGSRAWASDGVVQEAVRAITAATDAYVMTDVCLCEYTEHGHCGVLTSEAHEAWEDGAADSDAESLTVRNDETLELLARTAVSHAAAGADMVAPSAMTDGQVGAIRGALDDAGHQDVPILAYAVKYESSFYGPFRDAADGAPAFGDRRHYQMDPANRREALVEAELDVEEGADAVMVKPGLPYLDVVRDVRESVDVPVAAYNVSGEYAMLHAAAEKGWLDLEAVALESLLSMKRAGADLIVTYFAEDVAEAL; this is encoded by the coding sequence ATGACGCCGACGCGCCGACCGCGCCGACTGCGACGGGACGGGATTCGGGAGCTAGTGAGCGAGACGAGCGTCTCGGCGAGCGATCTCGTAGTGCCGGTGTTCGTGGACGCGACGCTCGACGAGCGCCAGGCGATCGAGTCGATGCCGGGGCACGAGCGCGTGCCCGTCGACGAGGCGGTGGCGCGCGTCGAGGAAGTGCTCGCGACGGGCGTGGAGTCCGTCATGGTGTTCGGGATTCCCGAGTCGAAGGACGAGACGGGGTCGCGGGCGTGGGCGAGCGACGGCGTGGTGCAGGAGGCAGTTCGAGCGATAACGGCTGCGACGGACGCGTACGTGATGACGGACGTCTGTCTCTGTGAGTACACCGAGCACGGCCACTGCGGGGTTCTCACCAGCGAAGCGCACGAGGCGTGGGAGGACGGGGCGGCGGACAGCGACGCGGAGAGCCTCACGGTGAGGAACGACGAGACCCTGGAGTTGCTCGCGCGGACGGCGGTGTCGCACGCGGCGGCGGGCGCGGACATGGTCGCTCCGTCCGCGATGACGGACGGACAGGTCGGCGCGATTCGGGGAGCGCTCGACGACGCCGGGCACCAAGACGTCCCGATTCTCGCCTACGCAGTGAAGTACGAGTCGTCGTTCTACGGGCCGTTCCGCGACGCGGCGGACGGCGCGCCGGCGTTCGGCGACCGGCGGCACTACCAGATGGACCCCGCGAACCGGCGAGAGGCGCTGGTGGAAGCGGAGTTAGACGTCGAGGAGGGCGCGGACGCGGTGATGGTGAAACCCGGACTGCCGTACCTCGACGTCGTCCGGGACGTCCGGGAGTCGGTGGACGTGCCGGTCGCGGCGTACAACGTCTCGGGCGAGTACGCGATGTTGCACGCGGCGGCGGAGAAGGGCTGGCTCGACTTAGAGGCGGTCGCGCTGGAGTCGCTGCTCTCGATGAAGCGCGCGGGCGCGGACCTCATCGTGACGTACTTCGCCGAGGACGTCGCCGAAGCGCTGTAA
- a CDS encoding FecCD family ABC transporter permease — translation MSKVSDILAQRRSEWGEWYANSKLVGVALGSLAILLGATLLQVSFGAYPLTLAEAWHTVFDADVLLSLTAWRAFLLGGGIPEWFTRQQLIVWNIRLPRILVGVLVGANLAVSGAIFQVVTRNELASPYVLGISDGAGLVVLVTLTFMSSYLPLLPLLAAIGGTIAFLVVYVIAWKNGTSPVRLVLAGVVVGTVFSSVQRALFFFIDDLSVVMSAQTWLSGSLLGTDWGQVRIALPFTVLSMALALAVTRELDVLLLGEETASSLGMNVEKIRFAVAGIAILSTAAAIAVAGLVGFVGLIVPHMVRNIVGSDSKRLLVGCLFLGPALLVGADVGARLALSPIQLPVGIITGLVGGPYFLYLMRKKKDLGSV, via the coding sequence ATGAGCAAGGTCTCTGACATCCTCGCACAGCGCCGCTCGGAGTGGGGAGAGTGGTACGCGAACTCGAAACTCGTCGGCGTCGCGCTCGGGAGCCTCGCAATCCTCCTCGGCGCGACCCTGTTACAGGTGAGCTTCGGCGCTTACCCGCTCACCCTCGCGGAGGCGTGGCACACCGTCTTCGACGCCGACGTCCTCCTCAGCCTCACCGCGTGGCGCGCGTTCCTCCTCGGCGGCGGCATCCCCGAGTGGTTCACGCGCCAACAGCTCATCGTCTGGAACATCCGCCTGCCGCGCATCCTCGTCGGCGTCCTCGTCGGCGCGAACCTCGCGGTCTCCGGCGCGATCTTCCAAGTCGTCACGCGGAACGAGCTCGCGAGCCCGTACGTGCTCGGCATCAGCGACGGCGCCGGCCTCGTCGTCCTCGTCACGCTCACCTTCATGTCGAGCTACCTGCCGCTGCTCCCGTTGCTCGCCGCCATCGGCGGGACGATCGCGTTCCTCGTCGTCTACGTCATCGCGTGGAAGAACGGCACGTCGCCCGTTCGACTCGTCCTCGCGGGCGTCGTCGTCGGGACGGTGTTCAGCTCTGTCCAGCGCGCGCTGTTCTTCTTCATCGACGACCTCAGCGTGGTCATGTCCGCGCAGACGTGGCTCTCCGGCTCCCTCCTCGGTACTGACTGGGGGCAGGTGCGCATCGCGCTCCCGTTCACCGTCCTCTCGATGGCGCTCGCGCTCGCCGTCACCAGAGAGCTCGACGTCCTCCTCCTCGGCGAGGAGACCGCCTCCTCGCTCGGGATGAACGTCGAGAAGATCCGCTTCGCGGTCGCCGGTATCGCGATTCTCTCGACGGCCGCCGCCATCGCCGTCGCCGGCCTCGTCGGCTTCGTCGGCCTCATCGTCCCGCACATGGTGCGCAACATCGTCGGCAGCGACTCCAAGCGCCTCCTGGTGGGCTGTCTCTTCCTCGGGCCGGCGCTCCTCGTCGGCGCAGACGTCGGCGCGCGCCTCGCGCTCAGCCCGATTCAACTTCCGGTCGGCATCATCACCGGGCTCGTGGGCGGCCCCTACTTCCTCTACCTCATGCGGAAGAAGAAGGACCTCGGATCGGTCTGA
- a CDS encoding ABC transporter substrate-binding protein: protein MPRRRQLLASSATLIAAGLAGCSGGGSGDTTAQSSTDATETTGASSDDVTPYTVEIEPNDPYTFDEVPETYGVGTSPFIDMGMALGIHPSATTGLERAPLKFYDLLDLGFDESEVVKLASGAESGYDKENFYAADADVWLISRKSISSFADWDDSDFEEIESQTGPFLGTTLRFAPQIAFKDEPNPYTMYEAFEKVAKIFQRQEQFAAWQSMHDDLMSTVEDGLPPEDERPTVAAIWRGVSPDSGQFRIAPLHRLANNTKSYYRLGMTDAFEGQYPDGPIGYEELLDVDPDYIGAVGALTSSTHEEFVSTVVEPFENNENGQQLSAVQNGNVIRSAGQYMGPIVDMFSTEAVAKQVYPETFGEWPGPVGELAEDERLFDRQRLLDIVNRDF, encoded by the coding sequence ATGCCCCGAAGGCGACAGCTACTGGCGAGTAGCGCGACGCTAATCGCGGCCGGCTTGGCCGGCTGTTCCGGCGGCGGGAGCGGCGACACGACGGCGCAGTCGTCGACGGACGCGACCGAGACGACCGGAGCGTCGTCGGACGACGTCACGCCGTACACGGTCGAAATCGAGCCGAACGACCCCTACACGTTCGACGAGGTTCCCGAGACCTACGGGGTCGGCACCAGCCCCTTCATCGACATGGGGATGGCGCTCGGCATCCACCCGAGCGCGACGACCGGCCTCGAACGTGCCCCGCTGAAGTTCTACGACCTCCTCGATCTCGGGTTCGACGAGAGCGAGGTCGTCAAGCTCGCCAGCGGAGCCGAATCCGGCTACGACAAGGAGAACTTCTACGCCGCCGACGCCGACGTCTGGCTCATCTCCCGAAAGAGCATCAGTAGCTTCGCCGACTGGGACGACTCCGACTTCGAGGAGATCGAGTCCCAGACCGGTCCCTTCCTCGGCACGACGCTCCGATTTGCCCCCCAGATCGCGTTCAAGGACGAACCGAACCCGTACACGATGTACGAGGCCTTCGAGAAGGTCGCGAAGATCTTCCAGCGCCAAGAGCAGTTTGCGGCGTGGCAATCGATGCACGACGACCTCATGAGCACCGTCGAGGACGGCCTCCCGCCGGAAGACGAGCGACCGACCGTCGCCGCCATCTGGCGCGGCGTCAGCCCCGACTCCGGACAGTTCCGCATCGCCCCCCTCCACCGGCTCGCGAACAACACGAAGTCCTACTACCGCCTCGGGATGACGGACGCCTTCGAGGGCCAGTATCCCGACGGCCCCATCGGCTACGAGGAACTCCTCGACGTCGACCCCGACTACATCGGTGCCGTCGGCGCGCTCACCTCCTCCACGCACGAGGAGTTCGTCAGCACCGTCGTCGAGCCCTTCGAGAACAACGAGAACGGACAGCAGCTCAGCGCCGTCCAGAACGGCAACGTCATCCGGAGCGCCGGCCAGTACATGGGCCCGATAGTCGACATGTTCTCGACGGAGGCCGTCGCGAAGCAGGTCTACCCCGAGACCTTCGGCGAGTGGCCCGGTCCGGTCGGCGAGCTCGCCGAGGACGAACGGCTCTTCGACCGACAACGCCTCCTCGACATCGTCAACCGGGACTTCTAA
- a CDS encoding helix-turn-helix transcriptional regulator, whose protein sequence is MALANTGTESGRNGREASREAVAFLARSEHRVRVLELLGAGEQTRDELKAETSATRVTLSRVLGDLEDRGWVTRGATRDRYVLTPFGETIYRDFGQLLDTVTVGRRLPGMIDRLPEEWFGFDLRHLVDADRIASESADPHGASRAVANAITDADDVRALVGCFTTLPLYAYAEALRTGAAPNAEVVYDEETTELSLKNDAITDQWRRIEEEQSIYYSVDRQYPCTVDLLDDEVVYVSLGRDRGSGFDVLRSTNPVVVDWARERFERERADAVPLSERMDEPTP, encoded by the coding sequence ATGGCCCTCGCGAACACGGGGACGGAGTCGGGAAGGAATGGACGAGAAGCGTCGCGAGAAGCAGTAGCGTTCCTCGCGCGCTCGGAACACCGCGTTCGAGTGCTCGAACTCCTCGGAGCCGGTGAACAAACGCGAGACGAACTGAAAGCCGAAACGAGCGCGACGCGCGTGACGCTCAGTCGCGTCCTCGGTGACTTGGAGGACCGCGGGTGGGTCACGCGCGGAGCGACGCGGGACCGATACGTGCTCACACCGTTCGGTGAGACGATCTACCGCGACTTCGGGCAGTTGCTCGATACGGTGACCGTCGGGCGGCGGCTCCCGGGGATGATCGACCGACTCCCCGAGGAGTGGTTCGGGTTCGACCTCCGCCATCTCGTCGACGCCGACCGAATCGCCAGCGAGAGCGCGGATCCTCACGGCGCGTCTCGCGCCGTCGCGAACGCGATTACCGACGCGGATGACGTTCGCGCGCTCGTCGGGTGCTTCACGACACTGCCGCTCTACGCGTACGCGGAGGCACTTCGAACGGGTGCGGCACCGAACGCGGAGGTCGTCTACGACGAGGAGACGACCGAGCTGAGCCTGAAGAACGACGCGATAACGGACCAGTGGCGGCGCATCGAGGAGGAGCAGAGCATCTACTACAGCGTCGACCGACAGTACCCCTGCACTGTCGACCTCCTCGACGACGAAGTCGTCTACGTCTCGCTGGGCCGGGACCGAGGCAGCGGGTTCGACGTGCTCCGGTCCACGAACCCCGTCGTCGTCGACTGGGCGCGTGAGCGGTTCGAGCGGGAACGCGCGGACGCTGTCCCCCTGAGCGAGCGGATGGACGAACCCACACCGTAA
- a CDS encoding heterodisulfide reductase-related iron-sulfur binding cluster encodes MQPLVPLAADVTRPTFWRIGGVGEAVFYYLAVVAIAFFLYGVYGRLARYTQGSDDPTERLDDLGGRIVGAAKTVLSNENQFDRDTYAGVMHAFILWGFLTLLIGTTILAIDMDIVRRVGSSFFVGDFYLAYSLVMDALGLLFVVGVGMALYRRYAERYDRLWGKHTSLEDDAFIWTLFALGVGGYLLEGLRILGTSTSRDVSFETVSFVGWFLKDVYVALGVTPDLAAAAYPVVWWSHALLALGFVAMIPYAKPLHMLTSYANIVTRDENAGARLPRVPEDASPDEIGASDIDDFSWKQQLDHDACTKCGRCSSVCPANASGRNLDPRDVILDLKTYREELDAGETEKKPIVADGGTSVIDAESMESCMSCMACMDACPVDIEHVTQFTEMNRRLTESGQMDENIQDTMMDLFQKGNSFGDPERKRPNWVEDLDFDVPDAREESVEYLWYVGDYPSYDERNQKVAHALARILHESGVSYGILYEDEKHDGNDVRRVGEEGLYEMLVEDNMAAFEQCDYEKIVTTDPHSFNTFRNEYDQFGFEKGDDVYHYTQVVEEFVNDGRLELGTVDETVTYHDPCHLGRYNGEYEAPREVITATGATLDEMPRNRNDAFCCSGGGGGVWTDFSDDPKPSEERMREALEDTDAGRQVDKFVVACPQCMTMYEDGRKTGNYEDDIEVVDVSELVVQALDAKQTGAADGDVSPASAD; translated from the coding sequence ATGCAACCCCTCGTCCCGCTCGCGGCCGACGTGACTCGGCCGACGTTCTGGCGCATCGGCGGGGTCGGCGAGGCAGTGTTCTACTACCTCGCCGTCGTCGCAATCGCGTTCTTCCTCTACGGCGTCTACGGGCGACTCGCCCGCTACACGCAGGGGAGCGACGACCCCACCGAGCGCCTCGACGACCTCGGCGGTCGCATCGTCGGCGCGGCAAAGACCGTGCTCTCGAACGAGAACCAGTTCGACCGCGACACCTACGCGGGCGTGATGCACGCCTTCATCCTCTGGGGCTTCCTCACGCTCCTCATCGGCACGACCATCCTCGCCATCGACATGGACATCGTGCGGCGCGTCGGCAGCTCGTTCTTCGTCGGTGACTTCTACCTCGCGTACTCCCTCGTGATGGACGCCCTCGGCCTCCTCTTCGTCGTCGGCGTCGGGATGGCGCTCTACCGGCGGTACGCGGAGCGCTACGACCGCCTCTGGGGGAAACACACCTCGCTGGAGGACGACGCCTTCATCTGGACGCTGTTCGCGCTCGGGGTCGGCGGCTACCTCCTCGAAGGCCTGCGCATCCTCGGGACGTCCACCAGTAGGGACGTCTCCTTCGAGACCGTGAGCTTCGTCGGCTGGTTCCTCAAGGACGTCTACGTCGCGCTCGGCGTCACGCCCGACCTCGCCGCCGCGGCCTACCCCGTCGTCTGGTGGAGTCACGCCCTCCTCGCGCTCGGGTTCGTCGCGATGATTCCGTACGCGAAACCCCTCCACATGCTCACGAGCTACGCCAACATCGTCACGCGCGACGAGAACGCCGGCGCGCGCCTCCCCCGCGTCCCCGAGGACGCGAGCCCCGACGAGATCGGCGCGAGCGACATCGACGACTTCTCCTGGAAACAGCAGCTCGACCACGACGCCTGCACGAAATGCGGGCGGTGTTCCTCCGTCTGCCCCGCGAACGCCTCGGGGCGGAACCTCGACCCCCGCGACGTCATCCTCGACCTGAAGACGTACCGCGAGGAGCTCGACGCGGGCGAAACGGAGAAGAAACCCATCGTCGCCGACGGCGGCACGTCCGTCATCGACGCCGAGTCGATGGAGTCCTGTATGTCCTGTATGGCCTGCATGGACGCCTGCCCCGTCGACATCGAGCACGTCACGCAGTTCACGGAGATGAACCGCCGCCTCACCGAGTCCGGGCAGATGGACGAGAACATCCAGGACACGATGATGGACCTCTTCCAGAAGGGCAACTCCTTCGGCGACCCCGAGCGCAAACGCCCGAACTGGGTCGAGGACCTCGACTTCGACGTCCCCGACGCCCGCGAGGAGAGCGTGGAGTACCTCTGGTACGTCGGCGACTACCCCTCCTACGACGAGCGGAACCAGAAAGTCGCGCACGCGCTCGCCCGCATCCTCCACGAGTCCGGCGTCTCCTACGGGATTCTCTACGAGGACGAGAAACACGACGGGAACGACGTCCGGAGAGTGGGAGAGGAAGGCCTCTACGAGATGCTCGTCGAGGACAACATGGCCGCCTTCGAGCAGTGCGACTACGAGAAGATCGTGACGACTGACCCGCACTCCTTCAACACCTTCCGGAACGAGTACGACCAGTTCGGCTTCGAGAAGGGCGACGACGTCTATCACTACACGCAGGTCGTCGAGGAGTTCGTGAACGACGGCCGCCTCGAACTCGGCACCGTGGACGAGACCGTCACCTACCACGACCCCTGCCACCTCGGCCGGTACAACGGCGAGTACGAGGCACCGCGTGAGGTCATCACGGCGACGGGCGCGACGCTCGACGAGATGCCGCGGAACCGGAACGACGCGTTCTGTTGCAGCGGCGGCGGCGGCGGCGTCTGGACGGACTTCTCCGACGACCCCAAGCCCAGCGAGGAACGGATGCGCGAAGCCCTCGAGGACACCGACGCCGGCCGGCAGGTAGACAAGTTCGTCGTCGCGTGCCCGCAGTGCATGACGATGTACGAAGACGGCCGGAAGACCGGGAACTACGAGGACGACATCGAAGTCGTCGACGTCTCCGAACTCGTCGTCCAAGCGCTGGACGCCAAGCAGACCGGTGCCGCGGACGGCGACGTCTCACCGGCTAGCGCGGACTAA
- a CDS encoding energy-coupling factor transporter transmembrane component T family protein yields the protein MTTLTYRVGASFAHSLDARAKLLAQAGVAVAAYAWPGRTGILALAVLVLVVGVAARLPPAATARAYALPAAFLLFGVATRALTLGAPWVDVNAGLAALEHAFRVAVVLVAGAAYVRTTPVSETQAVLAAVPGKPGRVLSAGVGFVLRFLPVLVADLKRAKEADDARLGSESALHERMARIASTGLRRVDARSERFALALQARCFAWNPTHPERRARPRDYAVVALAVALLASPIATVVR from the coding sequence GTGACGACCCTCACCTACCGTGTCGGAGCGTCGTTCGCGCACTCGCTGGACGCGCGGGCGAAGCTCCTCGCGCAGGCCGGCGTCGCCGTCGCCGCCTACGCGTGGCCGGGGAGAACGGGAATACTCGCGCTCGCCGTGCTCGTGCTCGTCGTCGGCGTGGCGGCGCGCCTCCCGCCCGCGGCGACGGCGCGAGCGTACGCCCTGCCCGCGGCCTTCCTCCTGTTCGGCGTCGCGACGCGCGCGCTCACGCTCGGCGCGCCGTGGGTCGATGTGAACGCGGGGCTGGCGGCGCTCGAACACGCCTTCCGGGTGGCCGTCGTGCTCGTCGCGGGCGCGGCCTACGTCCGAACGACGCCCGTCTCGGAGACGCAGGCCGTCCTCGCGGCGGTACCGGGGAAACCCGGGCGCGTCCTCTCGGCGGGCGTCGGGTTCGTCCTGCGTTTTCTCCCCGTGCTCGTCGCCGACCTGAAGCGCGCGAAGGAAGCCGACGACGCCCGCCTCGGAAGCGAGAGCGCGCTCCACGAGCGCATGGCGCGCATCGCGTCGACGGGCCTGCGACGGGTCGACGCGCGCTCCGAGCGGTTCGCCCTCGCCTTGCAGGCCCGGTGTTTCGCGTGGAACCCCACTCACCCCGAACGCCGCGCGCGGCCGCGGGATTACGCCGTCGTCGCGCTCGCCGTCGCCCTCCTCGCCAGCCCGATAGCAACGGTCGTTCGCTAG
- a CDS encoding energy-coupling factor ABC transporter ATP-binding protein yields the protein MLELRDVVHDRGGTRALDGVTLSIPAGAFVVLAGANGSGKTTLVRHLNGLLTPDDGEVLVDGEPVSDDLVRARTRVGMVFQHARDMFVASTVGEDAAFGPRNLGLPNDEVEARVADALDAVNLDAEADSRLDELSGGEQRRAAIAGALAMNPEYLVLDEPFTGLDLAARESVLSHLRALNAAGTAVVVVTHDLRDLDGLADRVVVLRDGTVALDGAPDEVRGDLRELGVREP from the coding sequence ATGCTCGAACTCCGCGACGTCGTCCACGACCGCGGCGGCACGCGCGCGCTCGACGGCGTCACGCTCTCGATACCGGCGGGCGCGTTCGTGGTGCTCGCGGGCGCGAACGGCTCCGGGAAGACGACGCTCGTCCGCCACCTCAACGGCCTCCTCACGCCCGACGACGGCGAGGTGCTCGTCGACGGCGAGCCCGTGAGTGACGACCTCGTCCGGGCGCGAACGCGCGTCGGGATGGTCTTCCAGCACGCCCGCGACATGTTCGTCGCGTCGACAGTCGGCGAGGACGCGGCGTTCGGCCCGCGGAACCTCGGCCTGCCGAACGACGAGGTCGAAGCGCGCGTCGCGGACGCGCTCGACGCCGTGAACCTCGACGCGGAGGCGGACAGCCGGCTGGACGAACTCTCGGGGGGCGAGCAGCGGCGCGCGGCCATCGCGGGCGCGCTCGCGATGAACCCCGAGTACCTCGTGCTCGACGAACCGTTCACCGGCCTCGACCTCGCGGCGCGCGAGAGCGTGCTCTCCCACCTCCGCGCGCTCAACGCGGCGGGCACGGCGGTCGTCGTGGTGACGCACGACCTCCGCGACCTCGACGGGCTCGCCGACCGCGTCGTCGTCCTCCGCGACGGGACCGTGGCGCTCGACGGCGCGCCCGACGAGGTGCGAGGCGACCTCCGAGAACTCGGCGTCAGAGAGCCGTGA